From one Oscillospiraceae bacterium genomic stretch:
- a CDS encoding zinc-ribbon domain-containing protein — MYCPKCGSQIDDGAKFCGKCGEQLTEPVQPVQQQAYQPAPQVQPVQQYQPQNTGLIGWSENYRHPLIVEKAEKQKKGGVIFSVVLMAVFLIGFTIAGFAVDDMSPVEGIIVGVLLALMTLIILLVRMAKMKKPIWEGTVTDKKSKRKTDTDNDGNISRDYIQYTVYITGVDGSKKKITTNDNRVWYDYLQVGERVRFHPNLGTYEKYDKSRDSYLMCNVCGKRCDISEDVCRFCKSPLFKGSGTGF, encoded by the coding sequence ATGTATTGTCCCAAATGCGGATCACAGATTGACGACGGTGCGAAATTCTGCGGGAAATGCGGCGAGCAACTCACCGAGCCCGTACAGCCCGTTCAACAACAGGCCTATCAACCGGCTCCGCAAGTTCAACCGGTTCAGCAGTATCAACCGCAAAACACGGGACTGATCGGCTGGTCGGAGAATTACAGGCATCCTCTGATTGTGGAAAAGGCGGAAAAGCAGAAAAAAGGCGGTGTGATTTTCTCCGTTGTTTTAATGGCTGTCTTTCTGATCGGTTTTACCATTGCGGGATTTGCGGTGGATGATATGTCGCCGGTCGAGGGAATCATTGTCGGCGTTTTGCTGGCACTGATGACGCTGATCATTTTGCTGGTGCGCATGGCTAAGATGAAAAAGCCGATTTGGGAAGGCACCGTAACCGATAAAAAATCCAAACGCAAGACCGATACCGACAACGATGGCAATATCTCAAGGGATTATATCCAATACACCGTTTACATAACCGGTGTCGACGGCAGTAAGAAAAAAATTACGACCAATGATAACCGGGTGTGGTATGACTATCTGCAAGTGGGGGAGCGGGTGCGGTTTCATCCCAACCTCGGCACTTATGAAAAATATGATAAATCCAGAGACAGCTATCTGATGTGTAATGTCTGCGGCAAACGGTGCGATATCAGTGAGGATGTTTGCCGGTTCTGCAAAAGCCCGCTGTTTAAGGGTTCAGGCACCGGTTTTTAA
- the gap gene encoding type I glyceraldehyde-3-phosphate dehydrogenase gives MMVRVAINGFGRIGRLAFRQMFGAKGYEVVAINDLTSPKVLAHLLKYDSCQGRYALGNTVTSGEDSITVDGKQIKIYAEKNAADLPWGKLDIDVVLECTGFYTSKDKAQAHIDAGAKKVVISAPAGSDLPTIVFGVNEGTLTKDDTIISAASCTTNCLAPMAYTLNKYAPIQSGIMTTVHAYTGDQMTLDGPQRKGDLRRSRAAAVNIVPNSTGAAKAIGLVIPELNGKLIGSAQRVPVPTGSTTILVAVVKGKDVTKEGINAAMKAAANPSFGYNEDEIVSSDVIGITVGSLFDSTQTMLTKIDDDTYQVQVVSWYDNENSYTSQMVRTIKYFAELK, from the coding sequence CTGATGGTAAGAGTAGCTATTAACGGTTTCGGAAGAATCGGCCGCCTTGCGTTCAGACAGATGTTTGGCGCCAAGGGATATGAAGTCGTCGCGATAAACGACCTCACCAGCCCGAAAGTGCTGGCGCACCTTTTGAAGTATGACAGCTGTCAGGGCAGATATGCGCTGGGCAATACCGTGACATCCGGTGAGGATTCCATTACGGTCGACGGCAAGCAGATTAAGATTTATGCCGAGAAAAATGCAGCGGATTTGCCGTGGGGCAAGCTGGACATCGACGTCGTGCTCGAGTGCACCGGCTTCTATACGTCCAAGGACAAGGCGCAGGCACACATCGACGCAGGCGCAAAAAAGGTCGTCATCTCGGCTCCGGCCGGCAGCGATCTGCCCACCATCGTCTTCGGCGTCAATGAGGGCACGCTGACCAAGGATGACACCATCATCTCGGCAGCTTCCTGCACCACCAACTGCCTGGCCCCGATGGCCTACACCCTGAACAAGTACGCACCCATTCAGAGCGGCATCATGACCACCGTCCATGCCTACACCGGTGATCAGATGACACTTGACGGCCCGCAGCGCAAAGGCGATCTGCGCCGTTCCCGTGCCGCAGCGGTCAATATCGTGCCGAACTCCACCGGCGCCGCAAAAGCGATCGGTCTGGTTATCCCCGAGCTCAACGGCAAACTGATCGGCTCGGCTCAGCGCGTTCCGGTTCCGACCGGCTCCACCACCATTCTCGTCGCTGTCGTCAAGGGCAAAGACGTGACCAAAGAGGGCATCAACGCCGCGATGAAAGCCGCCGCGAATCCGTCTTTCGGTTACAATGAGGATGAGATCGTCTCTTCCGACGTCATCGGCATCACAGTCGGCTCGCTGTTCGACTCCACCCAGACCATGCTCACCAAGATCGACGATGACACCTATCAGGTGCAGGTCGTGTCCTGGTATGACAACGAGAATTCCTACACCAGCCAGATGGTCCGTACCATCAAGTATTTCGCGGAACTCAAGTAA